DNA sequence from the Malus sylvestris chromosome 10, drMalSylv7.2, whole genome shotgun sequence genome:
GAAAATTGCAGTGGCTGAGAAGGGCATCGAGTATGAGTGCAAAGAGGAGGACTACGTGAGCAACAAGAGTCCACTGTTGCTGCAGATGAACCCGATTCACAAGAAAATCCCGGTTCTCATTCGCAATGGCAAACCGGTCTCTGAGTCTCTCATTGCGGTTCAATACATTGATGAAGTTTGGAAGGATGAAGCTCCACTGTTGCCTTCTGATGTTTACCTTAGAGCCCAAGCTAGGTTCTGGGCTGACTTCGTTGACAATAAGGTAATTTTACTCATTTACTAATTTATGTTTGGACTTTGTTTAACTGAAAATATAACTTTAACCCTTGAAACTCAAGTTTCTTTACATAAAATCCGACATAGtctttttatttgaataaaacctaatgactaggctccacataagcaaattcattaattttgtttgcctttacacattttgcatttttcagatgcctaaaatacccctaattACAGTTTTGATGTAGACATTTAATTCTATGCAGATTTGAAGAGAgagattaatgaaaaaaatgtatTGATGTTTATAATCATTGCATTAATATATCAAAACAAATTGTATGTTAAGGTAAAAAAGAACTAATAATGTTATACTTTCCTTaagattttgtaatttttttaaaaatttgcataaaattagacaattttaatttaatcttgTCATTTTCTTACCAAATGAAAATCTGAAAGAGCActataaaataatttacctatatttaaaaaatataggtaaattatttggaCATGTGTATTAGTAATAAATTTGCCCTATATATGTAATGATACACGCAAAATAATTAACTCTAGGGTACCCTCTTGGATGATTGTATGTCGTCTTCTTGACATTAATAAGATTGCTATCGTttcaactcaaaaaaaaaaaacttataaaataaaaaatgttatttgattcaaaataaattcatccatattttatataataatataggtaaattattgcacacatatatattagtagtaaaatgtgcccaatatacataataatacatgaaaat
Encoded proteins:
- the LOC126584467 gene encoding glutathione S-transferase U19-like, with the protein product MADEAVLLDFWPSPFGMRVKIAVAEKGIEYECKEEDYVSNKSPLLLQMNPIHKKIPVLIRNGKPVSESLIAVQYIDEVWKDEAPLLPSDVYLRAQARFWADFVDNKMPKIPLITVLM